A genomic window from Sorex araneus isolate mSorAra2 chromosome 2, mSorAra2.pri, whole genome shotgun sequence includes:
- the LOC105943393 gene encoding olfactory receptor 5V1: MEEKNQTALTEFIIMGFSNLNGLEFLLFTIFFLTYIGTLGGNIFIILVTVLEPHLHTPMYYFLGNLAFLDIGYTTTNIPQMMVHLLSEKKSISYMGCIAQLFAFIFFVGSECLLLAAMAYDRYIAICKPLRYSVIMKKVLYNQLAISCWIGGFLNSVVHTVLTFRLPFCGNNKINYFFCDIPPLLILSCGDTSVNELTLLCIGVFIGWTPFLCIILSYLYIISTILRIKSSEGRHKAFSTCASHLIIVLLYYGSAIFTYVRPISTYSLEKDRLISVLYSVITPMLNPLIYTLRNKDIKKAMKAVRRKWVS, from the coding sequence ATGGAAGAAAAGAATCAGACCGCTCTTACTGAATTCATAATTATGGGATTCTCCAATCTAAACGGACTGGAGTTTTTGCTATTCACCATCTTCTTTCTGACTTATATAGGTACTTTGGGAGgaaatatattcattattttggtcactgtcctTGAACCACATCTACATACACCCATGTATTATTTTCTAGGGAATTTGGCCTTTCTTGATATTGGATACACTACCACAAATATTCCCCAGATGATGGTGCATCTTTTATCTGAGAAGAAGAGCATTTCCTACATGGGATGCATAGCTCAACTTTTcgcattcattttttttgtaggaTCAGAATGTCTCCTTTTGGCAGCAATGGCATATGATCGCTACATAGCGATCTGTAAACCTTTAAGGTATTCAGTTATTATGAAAAAGGTCCTATATAACCAGTTAGCAATCTCATGCTGGATAGGTGGTTTTCTCAATTCAGTGGTGCACACAGTTCTGACATTCCGCTTGCCGTTCTGTGGGAACAATAagattaattatttcttttgtgacATTCCTCCTTTACTAATTTTGTCTTGTGGAGACACTTCTGTCAATGAGCTAACACTGCTCTGTATTGGAGTTTTCATTGGATGGACCCCTTTCCTGTGTATAATCCTTTCTTACCTTTATATAATCTCCACCATTTTAAGGATTAAGTCCTCAGAGGGGAGACACAAAGCCTTTTCTACATGTGCTTCCCACCTTATCATTGTCCTTCTTTATTATGGCAGTGCGATTTTCACATATGTACGGCCAATCTCAACTTACTCACTAGAGAAAGACAGACTAATCTCAGTATTATACAGTGTCATTACCCCCATGCTTAATCCTCTTATATATACATTGAGGAATAAGGACATTAAAAAAGCTATGAAAGCTGTAAGAAGAAAATGGGTGTCATAA